The following proteins are co-located in the Triticum aestivum cultivar Chinese Spring chromosome 1A, IWGSC CS RefSeq v2.1, whole genome shotgun sequence genome:
- the LOC123070979 gene encoding uncharacterized protein isoform X1, whose amino-acid sequence MAFPSADGGSDAGSGEGVAGADSGARGHARGHHPGEGADSGGRGHARGHHPGEGARGADSGGRAHARGYTSEGGTGAYSGGRGHAPGHTGEGFSWARPWEAPGPSPGQPLRWFSRLAVAIGFRPDPNKRRGYTPTPTQIVPVDLSPTQIERAELYQFKKHLDDLLKEARLELKTPAEFDSNISVTVLKPWQGVLVKSAIAFASMRRPGAVQMRWKLGFTAVDVYMDNQSLNSKYVRLLNEFTFNMKSVVEYARDHNEITDECAVELLNALRKFHTNVSEVLARDDSRFLEAMQQLRENVSSLGDKLLSFGSAFRVFNSFADVAYRVSQMGGDPALFEDIGKEVTDMTRDPFLLKNVYLGAMQNYSVTFGSEIVGKNLLKKLHLGVRNSDLSICLSASEVTPGQAAEANGADVNLYNQLNYAELHAEKLFADNFKGMLHIPYSLRKSKLELQSLQPFQSFSGCIGLNKNRKPYFSSSSFCGVKDLKLYNVESLGFGGKLHINDGDSWINCSAGVSVSSLWCNLGLTFKQPGLFTATCSSRMGNGSTILGGYISYSYAEDRTKFAAGVQHSVDSSMYLKSCIGSDKVLRSVVSKSFGKSRLNLVAEVNFKDFRKLSRAGIYFSFP is encoded by the exons ATGGCGTTTCCGTCCGCCGATGGAGGCTCTGATGCCGGATCCGGCGAGGGCGTGGCGGGCGCCGACTCCGGTGCCCGCGGCCATGCTCGAGGGCACCACCCCGGCGAGGGCGCCGACTCCGGTGGCCGCGGCCATGCTCGAGGGCACCATCCCGGCGAGGGCGCTCGCGGCGCTGACTCCGGTGGCCGCGCCCATGCCCGAGGGTACACCAGCGAGGGCGGGACGGGCGCTTACTCCGGTGGCCGCGGCCATGCCCCAGGACACACCGGCGAGGGATTCTCTTGGGCCAG GCCGTGGGAAGCACCAGGCCCGAGTCCTGGTCAACCTCTTCGATGGTTCAGCAGGCTGGCTGTGGCCATCGGGTTCAGGCCCGACCCCAACAAAAGGCGGGGCTACACCCCAACGCCAACTCAAATCGTGCCTGTTGACCTCTCACCGACCCAGATTGAAAG GGCTGAGCTGTATCAATTTAAAAAGCATCTTGATGACCTTTTGAAAGAGGCAAGGCTTGAGTTGAAGACCCCTGCTGAGTTTGATAGTAATATTTCTGTGACCGTCCTGAAGCCCTGGCAGGGTGTTCTTGTAAAATCAGCGATTGCCTTTGCGTCTATGAGACGACCGGGCGCCGTTCAAATGCGGTGGAAACTTGGCTTCACTGCTGTTGATGTTTATATGGATAATCAATCTCTCAATAGCAAATATGTTAGATTACTTAACGAGTTCACTTTCAATATGAAGTCTGTAGTTGAGTATGCTCGAGACCACAATGAAATAACTGATGAATGTGCTGTTGAGTTGCTAAATGCGCTGAGGAAGTTCCACACAAATGTTTCAGAGGTGTTGGCTCGTGATGACAGTCGTTTTTTGGAGGCAATGCAACAGCTACGTGAAAATGTTTCCTCTCTTGGTGATAAGCTTTTATCTTTTGGCAGTGCATTCAGAGTTTTTAATAGCTTTGCCG ATGTGGCATATCGTGTATCGCAGATGGGTGGTGACCCTGCCCTTTTTGAAGATATTGGCAAGGAAGTTACTGATATGACAAGAGACCCGTTTTTGCTAAAGAATGTTTATTTGGGCGCAATGCAGAACTAT TCTGTAACTTTTGGCTCTGAAATTGTTGGAAAGAACCTGCTCAAGAAGTTACACCTGGGTGTGAGAAATTCTGATTTATCAATATGCTTGTCCGCATCGGAAGTTACACCTGGTCAGGCTGCTGAAGCAAATGGCGCTGATGTTAATCTGTATAAT CAGCTGAATTATGCTGAGTTGCATGCGGAGAAACTGTTTGCTGATAACTTCAAAGGAATGCTTCACATACCTTACTCCCTTAGAAAATCTAAA CTTGAGTTGCAAAGTCTGCAACCATTCCAATCTTTTTCTGGTTGTATTGGGCTGAACAAGAACAGGAAGCCATACTTTTCCTCATCTAGTTTTTGTGGTGTTAAGGATCTGAAATTATATAATGTTGAAAGCCTTGGGTTTGGTGGAAAGCTTCACATAAATGATGGGGATTCTTGGATCAATTGTTCTGCTGGTGTATCTGTCTCATCCCTGTGGTGCAACCTTGGTCTTACATT TAAGCAACCAGGCCTCTTCACAGCAACTTGTTCCAGCCGTATGGGCAATGGTAGCACTATTCTTGGCGGTTATATCAGTTATAGCTATGCGGAGGACCGGACCAAGTTTGCTGCTGGAGTTCAGCATTCAGTTGATAGCTCTATGTATCTGAAGAGCTGCATTGGAAGTGACAAAGTTCTCAGAAGTGTTGTCTCCAAGAGCTTCGGCAAATCCCGTCTCAATCTTGTAGCTGAAGTTAATTTCAAGGACTTCCGGAAGCTTTCCCGTGCTGGGATTTATTTTTCATTCCCTTGA
- the LOC123070979 gene encoding uncharacterized protein isoform X2 — MAFPSADGGSDAGSGEGVAGADSGARGHARGHHPGEGADSGGRGHARGHHPGEGARGADSGGRAHARGYTSEGGTGAYSGGRGHAPGHTGEGFSWARPWEAPGPSPGQPLRWFSRLAVAIGFRPDPNKRRGYTPTPTQIVPVDLSPTQIERAELYQFKKHLDDLLKEARLELKTPAEFDSNISVTVLKPWQGVLVKSAIAFASMRRPGAVQMRWKLGFTAVDVYMDNQSLNSKYVRLLNEFTFNMKSVVEYARDHNEITDECAVELLNALRKFHTNVSEVLARDDSRFLEAMQQLRENVSSLGDKLLSFGSAFRVFNSFADVAYRVSQMGGDPALFEDIGKEVTDMTRDPFLLKNVYLGAMQNYSVTFGSEIVGKNLLKKLHLGVRNSDLSICLSASEVTPGQAAEANGADVNLYNLNYAELHAEKLFADNFKGMLHIPYSLRKSKLELQSLQPFQSFSGCIGLNKNRKPYFSSSSFCGVKDLKLYNVESLGFGGKLHINDGDSWINCSAGVSVSSLWCNLGLTFKQPGLFTATCSSRMGNGSTILGGYISYSYAEDRTKFAAGVQHSVDSSMYLKSCIGSDKVLRSVVSKSFGKSRLNLVAEVNFKDFRKLSRAGIYFSFP; from the exons ATGGCGTTTCCGTCCGCCGATGGAGGCTCTGATGCCGGATCCGGCGAGGGCGTGGCGGGCGCCGACTCCGGTGCCCGCGGCCATGCTCGAGGGCACCACCCCGGCGAGGGCGCCGACTCCGGTGGCCGCGGCCATGCTCGAGGGCACCATCCCGGCGAGGGCGCTCGCGGCGCTGACTCCGGTGGCCGCGCCCATGCCCGAGGGTACACCAGCGAGGGCGGGACGGGCGCTTACTCCGGTGGCCGCGGCCATGCCCCAGGACACACCGGCGAGGGATTCTCTTGGGCCAG GCCGTGGGAAGCACCAGGCCCGAGTCCTGGTCAACCTCTTCGATGGTTCAGCAGGCTGGCTGTGGCCATCGGGTTCAGGCCCGACCCCAACAAAAGGCGGGGCTACACCCCAACGCCAACTCAAATCGTGCCTGTTGACCTCTCACCGACCCAGATTGAAAG GGCTGAGCTGTATCAATTTAAAAAGCATCTTGATGACCTTTTGAAAGAGGCAAGGCTTGAGTTGAAGACCCCTGCTGAGTTTGATAGTAATATTTCTGTGACCGTCCTGAAGCCCTGGCAGGGTGTTCTTGTAAAATCAGCGATTGCCTTTGCGTCTATGAGACGACCGGGCGCCGTTCAAATGCGGTGGAAACTTGGCTTCACTGCTGTTGATGTTTATATGGATAATCAATCTCTCAATAGCAAATATGTTAGATTACTTAACGAGTTCACTTTCAATATGAAGTCTGTAGTTGAGTATGCTCGAGACCACAATGAAATAACTGATGAATGTGCTGTTGAGTTGCTAAATGCGCTGAGGAAGTTCCACACAAATGTTTCAGAGGTGTTGGCTCGTGATGACAGTCGTTTTTTGGAGGCAATGCAACAGCTACGTGAAAATGTTTCCTCTCTTGGTGATAAGCTTTTATCTTTTGGCAGTGCATTCAGAGTTTTTAATAGCTTTGCCG ATGTGGCATATCGTGTATCGCAGATGGGTGGTGACCCTGCCCTTTTTGAAGATATTGGCAAGGAAGTTACTGATATGACAAGAGACCCGTTTTTGCTAAAGAATGTTTATTTGGGCGCAATGCAGAACTAT TCTGTAACTTTTGGCTCTGAAATTGTTGGAAAGAACCTGCTCAAGAAGTTACACCTGGGTGTGAGAAATTCTGATTTATCAATATGCTTGTCCGCATCGGAAGTTACACCTGGTCAGGCTGCTGAAGCAAATGGCGCTGATGTTAATCTGTATAAT CTGAATTATGCTGAGTTGCATGCGGAGAAACTGTTTGCTGATAACTTCAAAGGAATGCTTCACATACCTTACTCCCTTAGAAAATCTAAA CTTGAGTTGCAAAGTCTGCAACCATTCCAATCTTTTTCTGGTTGTATTGGGCTGAACAAGAACAGGAAGCCATACTTTTCCTCATCTAGTTTTTGTGGTGTTAAGGATCTGAAATTATATAATGTTGAAAGCCTTGGGTTTGGTGGAAAGCTTCACATAAATGATGGGGATTCTTGGATCAATTGTTCTGCTGGTGTATCTGTCTCATCCCTGTGGTGCAACCTTGGTCTTACATT TAAGCAACCAGGCCTCTTCACAGCAACTTGTTCCAGCCGTATGGGCAATGGTAGCACTATTCTTGGCGGTTATATCAGTTATAGCTATGCGGAGGACCGGACCAAGTTTGCTGCTGGAGTTCAGCATTCAGTTGATAGCTCTATGTATCTGAAGAGCTGCATTGGAAGTGACAAAGTTCTCAGAAGTGTTGTCTCCAAGAGCTTCGGCAAATCCCGTCTCAATCTTGTAGCTGAAGTTAATTTCAAGGACTTCCGGAAGCTTTCCCGTGCTGGGATTTATTTTTCATTCCCTTGA